GTTCCTCAGCTGGGAAGACCATTCGGGCGTCGAAATCGTAAACGGGAAGCTGCCGGTCTCGACGATTCAAGGTATCAGCACGGTGCAGGACGGCCAGCGCATTCTGGCGGACGCCAAAGCGAATTGGGACGGCAAGTCGCCGCTCTTCGTCTCGCTCGGCATTCTCGCCTGGAACATGACGCCGACCGACGTCGCCGCGCTGAACGATTCGCTCGGGCCGGACTACCAGGCGGTCCGCGCCGATCAATACTTCTCGCTTATTCGCGAAGCGAACGGGCTTCCGGGAAATTAAGACGACAGACTCTGTCGGCAAGATCACAACGTCGTGAATAACGGGTGTCAAGTAGGAATTCCATTCTCACGGAAAGGCAAAAGGCCGCTGCTGCAGCGGCCTTTTGTCGTTCGTCCTTATTTTACTGCCGATTCCCACCCGGTCACCGTCTTCGTCTCCAGGCATTCCTCCAGGCCGAACACGCCGTATTCCCGCCCGATCCCGGACTGCTTGAAGCCTCCGAACGGCGCTTTCATCTCGAAGCCGGCCCCGTTGATCAGAATGACGCCCGCCTTGATTTGCGATGCCAGCCTGCCGGCCTTCTCCGCGTCGGATGAGCTGATATACGCCGCAAGCCCGTATGGCGTGTTGTTGGCGATCTCGACCGCTTCGTCTTCCGTCCGGTAGGTCATAATGGACAGCACGGGACCGAAAATTTCCTCCTGCGCGATCCGCATCGCTTCGGTCACGCCCGCGAAAACGGTTGGCTGCACGAAATAGCCCGTCTCCAGCCCTTCGGGGTGCCCTTCCCCTCCGGTCACGAGCTCCGCTCCCTCCTCGATGCCGAAGCGGATCAGCCGCTGCACATGCTCATACTGCCTCTCGCTGACGATCGGGCCGAGCACCGTATCGTCGTTCAGCGGATCGCCGACCTTCATCGATTCCGCGGCTTGCTTGGCCAGCCGCTTGACCTCCTCCAGCCGGTGCTCCGGCACAAGCAGTCTCGTCCCGGCTACGCACGACTGGCCGTTATTGCCGAAGCACGACTTAACCGCGGCGGGAACGGCTTCGGCAAAATCGGCGTCGTCCAAAATAAGAGTCGGGGACTTGCCGCCGAGCTCCAGCGTCACCCGCTTCATCGTCTCTGCGGCTCCCCGGTAAATCTCCTTGCCCGTGCGCGTGGAGCCCGTGAAGGAGATGAGGGCAATATCCGGATGACGCGTCATTTCCGCGCCGACCGTCGCGCCGAGCCCGTTCACCACGTTGATGACCCCGGCCGGCAATCCGGCCTCATGGAAGCATTCGGTCAGAATTTGCGTCTGGATTGCGCTCATCTCGCTCGGTTTGATAATAGCGGGGCAGCCGGCCGCGATGGCAGCCGCAAGCTTGCCCGTAATTTGCGAATAGCTCGCGTTCCATGGCGTGATGATGCCGACGATACCGACCGGCTCCAATACTACCTTCGCTTTCCCGATATACCGCACGAATTCAAACGATTCGAGCGCCTCTTTCGCGTCCAGAAAATTGTTCGCCGCCAAGGGAATCCGCCAAATCGCCGCCTGCCTCGGAGCGCCGTATTCGTCGATATTGGCGGCCGCCAGCTCGTCCTTTCGGGCCAGCACCGCATCATGCAGCCGCTGCAGCATAACGGCGCGTTCTTTTACCGTTGTCTGCGACAGCGTCCGGTAAGCTTCTTTTGCCGCTGTGACGGCATGCCGGACATCCTCCTCGTTCCCCAGGACGACGCGGCCGATGACCTCTTTGGTCGAGGGATTCACAAGATCCATTTCCTCCGTACCGTTCGGCCGGATAAACTGTCCGTTGATATAAATGCGATCGATTCGTTTCATTCTGTGATTCGCCTCTTTCTGCGAGAATTGAAAATGATGAAATTATGAAGCCTCTGCCGCCGAGCGCTGCTTCGCTCTTCCTCTTCCTACTATGAGCAGGGAAACGATAACGCAGACGCCCATCGCGGCAGCAAGAAACAGGTACATTTCCCGGCTCGCCGAGAAACGAAGCAGCTTCTGAACGCCGTTCATGAACACGGGGCACAAAAATTGAAAGACATAGATGTTTGCGAGAAGCACGGTAATACCCCCCGTTATCCGGTCCCTTGGCACGGCTTCGGCCGTTTTACTGAACGACAGCGGGAAGAAAATCCCCTGCCCGAAGCCGATCAGAAATACAGCAATGCCGACTGACGTAACCGAGTGCGCGGCGCCGACCAGCAAAAAGCCGAGTCCGTACAGCAGCAGGCCAAGCGGCACGACCGCGCCGCGAAGAAGTCTCGTCAGCAGCGGGAATACGAGCCCGGCGATAAAAATGCTGATCAGCGATACCGCCGTAAAATAACCGACCGCCTGTGCGGTGCCGATCCCGTTTTCCGAGAGGAATAAAGGCAGGCTCGTCGGAATGGTGAAATAGAGCATCACGTGAAGCCCGCTTAACAACGCAATCCCGTAAAATTTTGGGGGCAGCTTGCCGGCGGGAGCGCCGGTTTTCCTTGGAGCCGGCTTGACCCGGGGGATAAACAGCAGCGCCAGGATAAGCAGCACGACCGCGTACAAGTAGCTTAAGAAGACGCTTCTCCATCCGAACGAAGCGATGAAGCCGCCGATGGACAGGAAGACCGCGCCGCCGATCCCGTTCACCGCCGTGACGCGGCCCATCATTTTCGCCCGTTCCTGACCCTGGAA
This genomic window from Paenibacillus humicola contains:
- a CDS encoding MFS transporter, coding for MKLSFRIALLSLAVTASFAPMLAAPAVKLLMSDFPGTDPLLIQWVVTLSSIFILPTLFAVPYLSGRFSRKSILIFGLVVYIVGGIGPSFVNSVGWILVFRAILGLSIGLVAPTFNALIAENFQGQERAKMMGRVTAVNGIGGAVFLSIGGFIASFGWRSVFLSYLYAVVLLILALLFIPRVKPAPRKTGAPAGKLPPKFYGIALLSGLHVMLYFTIPTSLPLFLSENGIGTAQAVGYFTAVSLISIFIAGLVFPLLTRLLRGAVVPLGLLLYGLGFLLVGAAHSVTSVGIAVFLIGFGQGIFFPLSFSKTAEAVPRDRITGGITVLLANIYVFQFLCPVFMNGVQKLLRFSASREMYLFLAAAMGVCVIVSLLIVGRGRAKQRSAAEAS
- a CDS encoding aldehyde dehydrogenase family protein; protein product: MKRIDRIYINGQFIRPNGTEEMDLVNPSTKEVIGRVVLGNEEDVRHAVTAAKEAYRTLSQTTVKERAVMLQRLHDAVLARKDELAAANIDEYGAPRQAAIWRIPLAANNFLDAKEALESFEFVRYIGKAKVVLEPVGIVGIITPWNASYSQITGKLAAAIAAGCPAIIKPSEMSAIQTQILTECFHEAGLPAGVINVVNGLGATVGAEMTRHPDIALISFTGSTRTGKEIYRGAAETMKRVTLELGGKSPTLILDDADFAEAVPAAVKSCFGNNGQSCVAGTRLLVPEHRLEEVKRLAKQAAESMKVGDPLNDDTVLGPIVSERQYEHVQRLIRFGIEEGAELVTGGEGHPEGLETGYFVQPTVFAGVTEAMRIAQEEIFGPVLSIMTYRTEDEAVEIANNTPYGLAAYISSSDAEKAGRLASQIKAGVILINGAGFEMKAPFGGFKQSGIGREYGVFGLEECLETKTVTGWESAVK